The sequence below is a genomic window from Lolium perenne isolate Kyuss_39 chromosome 4, Kyuss_2.0, whole genome shotgun sequence.
CTTACACCGGTACTTACAGTAACAGCATGTTTCTCAAAAACTGCAAAGTTGCAGCCAAGTACAAGGCATCACGGTGGTAAACATAAGGTCGCTGCAGGATTTACAACATAGTAATATCAGACTATTTTTTCCGAAAGGTTTAGACGACAGTGCAGATTCTACATCTGAATATAACCACAGCCCAAAGGAACATCAGAATCGCAGCAACCCCGCCTGCACGCCCAAAATAAACCAGAATCACTACAGGATGAGAGGGATTGGGGCCGGGGGCGGCTCACGCACGGCTGATGACCCCGTCGGATCCCTTGATGGTGTACGACTCCAGGATCCGTTTCGACGGCCGCGGCTTCGCCGGCGTTTTCGCCGGcgtcggggacatggccggcggcggcgatgggCTGACGGATTGGAAGGCGACGCGGTTCCGACGAGGGGGAGCTCGAGGTGATTTcgccctctttttttttcttccccCACTGCAAGACGGCCCCTTTATTTTCTCTGGTGTGTCCCGTCTGTCTCTTTCACTCTCTTCCTGTTTTGGTCCCCTTGACGCGACCCACGTCATCGCGGCCGGCCGCCGGCGACGCGGGGTTGGCTCGGTGCGGCCTCCGCCGTCGGATCCAGGGTAGCGGGCATCATTGACTCATCGTGGCCATCGGCAGGTCAGGAACTGATGTAAAGAGGAACACGTGAGGTTTGGCTCGTGAACGAAGGCAATCCAGTGCTGTTTCATATCACCCGCGGCGCGTTTGGAAAGTCATATGTTACTTGGCTCCCATGTGTAGAGAAAAAATGGGCCATTTAGTTATCAGAAAGGCTTTCGCATTGTGATCTGCACGGTTCTTAAAGCACATCCGGATCAAACTTGGGAGGAACGGCTGAATCGGTCATTTCAGCGAGCCACCCTCGTCTCGGTCAAAACAAAAACGTGGCGTTCCCGCAAAGCCACCGAGGAGAGATGGTGCGAGCTCGCGCGGCACGGCAAAAAAACGACGGGACGAATTCAGTCACTGCAAGTGAAATTTCGCCACTGTATTTAGGGGCAGCCGACTCGCCGCGAAATCGAAATCCCCCCATTTCCCCCATTACGAACTCATCCGCCATTCAAGATCTAGCGACATGGTCGTCTCTTTGCCACCGACAAGGTCAACAGGGTTGGCATCGACTGCGCACGGCGAGGCGGCTTCTTCCTTTGCACTGATTCATCCGGTAAGTGGCTCAAACCCTACCTCTAGGTCCGATAGAGCTGACTCCTACATAGGGGCAGATCTGATAGTTTCGATTGTAGGTGATTCCATCTAAGACGGTGGCCCTTCCAGGATCTCCGTTGAGCACTGCGACGCTGGTTCTCTTTGGATCTCAGACATCCATGGGGACGATTGTGATGCATGCCTCTAtgccgaggtctccttcttccccTACCTCTGTGCTACTTGTTACCCCTCTAACAGGTAAGAAGACTTTGTTCTTTTCTTGTTCTAGCTTTGACCTGTAAAGTTGTGGTGGTTCACTTTTGTAGTTGAATGATTAGCAATTCTCTTCATAACTGTAGGCGATGATACGTGTTAGCTCCCCCGATCTATTAGCTCCCTTAGTCAAAAACATTATCATGTCCTCAAATGAGACCGTCCCTTATGCGCATGACGAATTACTGTATGCACATAAACATGCAATGGTTTGGCAATCTAATATGTCCGAGTTCGTCCTCAACCGTTTGGTTTGACCTTGTGAAAAGAGGCGTGTGCTTTAACCAAGGCTTTAGAGAGTCCCTGATGAACAAGGTCGTCAATGATGTTCTTGATTTCACTAGCATCGCTGTGAGCACTCTTCAAATCTATAATCACATCAGTAAGTGGAGGAATAGATGGAGTCTCATTAGCAGGCTAAAAAGTGAAGACAAGTTCAAATAGAGCGAAGACGACACATGCTTTGTGCACCTTGAGTTCCTGAACAGTCCAATCGTCAACTATACACTAAAATGAAGACAATCTTCACACCTAGATTTGTCACCAAGAAGCGGCTCTACCAGCCACACTTGCTTATCAAACCACTCAACTTCATTACTAGCAACAAACATGAGTGTATCATGGGATGAAAAACATAGGAGAGGACCACCTCGCTATGCAAGCAGTTTGCTTACGCTGCTTTGTTCTTCATCATGTTGTCCACTGCGGTCACGATCTGTTGAATAGATCGTGTATATTTTGGGAGGTGGTCTAATATCCCTCCGACATCGACCGAATTGACACATCCATTAGCTCCAACAAAAAACTGACACATGAATAATATTATGGCCTACACTCTGACATGAAAAAATCAAGAAAAATGGATGAAGCTGAAATCTTCAATAGTCAACATGCATGTGGATTTCGTTATTATATATGCAAAAACCCACTTTTGATCTAGGGTGCATATATGCTCCGACAactgaaaaaaaaatcaaaaaaatcaaataGAAATCTCGAGTACATTTCAACATTCTATGTTTGCACGCAAAGTTTCACCAAAAAATATATTTTTGCATCATGTGTAAAAAGGATAAACATATATCTCGTGAATCGTTTTTTGGGGACCGATTTTTGGAATTTTAAACTCGACACAaaatatttttccatgaagcggcAAGCATAGTTCATCCAAGTAATGCATTAACCATAACGTTAAACAAACATGGAGAACTAATATCTATGTAGGGCATTACACTTCCACCACTCCTCCGCAAAGGTTATCTCTCTATTGTTCACGTGTTGACTTCCTTTCACATGTTGTCCTAACCGGTAGTCCACATCTTCACACGCTCATCCTCTGTGATTTCAACAGATTGCTCTAGGAAGTATGTGATTTAGCCGAGGTTCTACAATATGAAAAAAATTTGAGGTAAAAGCGGTTGTATCTGCCATCCGATTAAATAGAAGAGAGTGACCCGGTTTCCACTTCTATCTCGGATCACTGTCCAATGATCCTGAAGAAGATGCAAACAAAGCACTACAATGGCTTTAGATTTGAGGTCTGCTGGTTAAACTGCAATGGCTTCATGGATGTGGTTAAAAAAGCTTGGGAGAAAGCTGCCCAAACAAATGACCCGGCCCGTAAGCTGCATATCAAGCTTTCAAGAACTGCCTCTGCCTTAAGAAAATGGTATAAAAATCTTCAAAAAGAAGCTGCCTTCCAGGAAGATATTGCAAACGAGGTCATATTCCAACTCGACCTTGCGCAAGAAGAAAGAGAGCTTACCCCAGATGAGAGATTGCTGCGACAATTTCTTAAGGCTAGACTACTTGGTATCGCTGCTTTTGAAAGAAGAGCAAGATTAGATTGGATAAAATCCGGCGATGCTAATACAAGATTTTTCCATCTCAGAGCAAATGGGCTTCGAAGAAAAAATCACATTCCTTCTTTGGTATCTGCTGATGGCGCAGAAGTGACTGATCATGCAGCCAAGGCCAACATTTTGCATAAACACTTTGTTAATCTGCTCGGAAAAACTTCTCAAAGGCAGAACAGGCTGAATTGGGATGCTTTGGGCATCCAGCTTGTGAATCTTTCCCACCTAGATGCTCCCTTCTCTCTTGATGAGCTCAAGGAGGCTGTGTTTGGACTGCATTCTGAAAAGGCTCCGGGCCCGGATGGCTTCACAGGGATTTTCTACAAAAGATGTTGGGAGATAATCCGTGAGGACCTGCTTTCTGCTCTCAATTCTCTCTTTGTAACGCTGCCTCGCAACTGGAACTTATTAAACACGGCCAATATCACTCTCATTCCGAAAAAAGATGTTGTCAGCTCTGCTACTGATTACAGGCCATTAAGCCTCATGCACAGCTTTGCAAAACTAGTAGGAAAGTTGATGGCTTCGAGGCTAGCGCCTGAGCTATGTAACATCATCAGCTCAAGCCAGAGTGCCTTCATAAAAAAGAGATCTATTCATGATAATTTTGTGTTTGTCCAAGGTGTCATCAAGGAGGCTCATCAAAAGAAAAAACCCTTGCTATTTCTAAAGTTGGACTTTGCAAAGGCCTTTGATTCCATTCATTGGGAATATCTGATTGAAGTCCTGACCGCTTTTGGCTTTGGTGAACCTTGGAGAAAGATAATCCTTTTGCTGCTTTCCTCTGCCTCCTCAAGAATCCTCCTCAATGGCGAGCCAGGGCTCCCATTTGCACATAAACGAGGCCTAAGACAGGGCGATCCGCTTGCTCCTATGCTATTCATTATTGCCCTTGAGCCACTACATCGCATCTTGGCAATGGCTGTGGTTTCTGGACTGCTCTCCTAGATCTCTCATCAAGGAAGCAGAATGCGTGCAAGCTTTTATGCTGATGACGCTGCCCTTTTTCTGAACCCTGTAAGAGAGGAAGTTCAGGCCGTTTTTGAGATTTTAGATTGCTTTGGGCATGCCTCTGGTTTGCGGATCAACTTAAGCAAGTGCATCTTCTACCCCATTAGATGCGATGACGTTAACCATCACGATTTGCTTGGAGACTTTGGTTGTATCATTGGAACCCTGCCATGTACCTATCTAGGCTTGCCCCTAAGCTTCAGGAACCCTTCAAGAGCCGTCTGTCAGACTTACATTGACAAGATTGCTAGCAAACTTAAGCCGTGGAAAGGAAAGCTACTGTCCAGGAAGGGAAGATTGGCTCTAGTAAACTCTGTCCTTACTGCAACTTTAACCTACTTCCTCACAGTTTTTGATCCGCCTAAATGGTTCaccaaaaagatagacaaaattaGAAGAGGTTTCTTATGGAGTGGAGAAGACAAAACGACCGGAGCAAAGTGTTTGGTGAACTGGAAGCAGGTGTGCTCCCCCAAATCCTTGGGTGGCCTTGGCATAAAAAACCTTGAGTGGTTCAGTAAGGCCCTTCGCCTTAGATGGCTGTGGTTTCTTTGGAATGACGTTGATCGGCCATGGCATGGTCTGCCACTTCCAATTAAGCCAGATGATATGCTACTTTTCCAGGCTTGTACTTCCTTGCAAGTTGGTAATGGTGCCCGGGTTTTGTTCTGGAAGGACACATGGCATGATGGTATTGCGTTTCAATATAGTTTCCCTGAGCTATTCAATCTTGCCAGAAGAAAGAATATCACAGTGCAGACAGCAATGAACAATGGAAGATGGATGAAGGGGCTGCAGCGTATCAATTCTCCAAGCTTGATTGATCAGTTTGTGAAGCTCTGGTCCTCCCTACAACTGGTGCAACTGTCTGATACCGCTGACACTATTACCTGGAGGCAATCTAATGACAACACTTATTCGGCCGCTTCCGCCTATGAAGCTTGTTTCTGTTAGAGCAATATgcgtgttgtattaccagggggccaaaggccacaatatatagtacatgtacaggtgcacatatgcagaaagccccctaacatatggggaaactgcaatagacaaatatatacatctaacaccccccctcaaactcatggtggatccacaacactgagtttggagagtaagaaatcatgctgcgctcgagtctgtgccttcgtaaagaaatccgccaactgcaaatctgaaggcacataatgaaccgcaacaacatcatcctgtacctgtgcacgtgtgtaaaaagcatcaacaccaatatgcttggtcagctcatgcttgaccggatcacgtgcaatactgatagcacctgtactgtcagacaaaagtggagtgggtgtcgtaacagagaccccaaaatctgcaagcaaccaccgtaaccaagtcacctcagcaatcaacaaagccatagcccgcaactcagcctcaacactcgaacgggaaactgcgacctgtttcttcgtcttccaagcaacaagcgaaccaccaagaaacacacagtaagcagaaagcgaacgacgatccgtaggatcactcgcccacgtagcatccgaatagcactggagctggagagagctggaacggggaaagaaaaggcgacgagtgatcgtgccacgaagataacgaagaacacggaggagatgactatagtgaacagtggtaggagctgagacaaactgactcagaatatgaacaggataagaaatatcaggacgagtgacagcaagataaacaagactcccaacaagatggcgataacgggtgggatcaggaagatgatcaccatcagtaggacgaagcttaacattaagctccataggagtatcgaccgtgcgctcatccccaagagcagcacgagcaagaagatcatgaatgtacttctcctgagagatagaaaagccatcagaagtggaggaaacctcaatgccaagaaaatagcgaagaggaccaagatcagtcataagaaactgatcacgaagacgagccttgacaaaggcaatatactcaggatcatcaccagtaatgatcatatcatcaacatagagaagaagaagagtacgtccacgaggagaagtgtgaacgaaaagtgcgggatcatgaagactaggagagaaaccagcagcagtcaccacagaggcgaagcgctcaaactaggcacgaggggcctgtttgagaccatagagagaacgtcgaagacgacaaaccatcccatcgggaacagaatacccaggaggaggctgcatgtaaacctcctcactcaactcgccattaagaaaagcattctgaacatcaagctgggagacagaccagcggcgaacagaagcaacagcaagaagagtacgcacagtagtcatatgagccacaggggcaaaagtcccatcatagtcacggccgtgctcctgctgaaagccacgagccacaagacgcgctttatagcgctcaagagatccatcagagcgagtcttaattttatagacccacttacacgtgataggacgaacaccagaagggggagaaacaagatcccaagtgccagtgcgctcaagcgcagcgatctcctcagctatggcaagctgccattcaggatgacgctcagcatcccgataagaagtcggctcggaaacgacagaaagaccatactgactaggagagtaacgagctggagcacgacgctgacgaacaggccatgaagggggaaggtcatcagcggaggacaactcatcagaagaagaggaagaagggacaacatcagaaggatccgaaaccggagaacgaggagtactagggggactagacggaggagaggatggcgctgaagggggcgcatcaggactaggagggggaggagacgggatagcagggggtgcatccggaaaaagaagaaaagagatatcatccaccgggtaagtacccgaggtggggcgaggatagaagggacgcgtctcatcaaatgtgacgtcacgagagatgcgcatccgacgaccaacggggtcccaacagcgatagcccttatgctcatcactgtatccgagaaaaacacactcaacagactgagcggtcagtttaGTGCATTcgcgaggaggcagaaggacatagcagatgcaaccaaatgaacggagagtcgagtagtctggagaaacaccagagagacgctcgagaggaatgccaccctgtagagcagcggaaggctgaatgttaatgaggtgggccgacgtagcgacagcctcagcccagaaatgtggcggaagagaagaggcaatcatcatagcacgggtggtctcaagaagatgacgatgcttacgctcggcgacgccattttgagtatgcgcgccgggacaagaaaactgagcgagggtgccctcctcagcaaggacaccacgaaggtgctgagagatatactcaccagcagaatcagcacggaacacgcgaatgggtgaggaatactgagtacggaccatggccgcaaaacgctgataaatagtgagcacctcactgcgagagcgcatgaaaaacacccaggtgtaccgtgaaaaatcatcaatgaataagatatagtatcgatggccccctttcgaagcgaagggagccggaccccaaacatctgaatgaactaaatcaaacggtcgctgagagacagacacactagtaggatagggaagctgaatctgtttgcctaacctacaaccctgacagtgtaacgacccatctccagagacagaccctagaaggccacgatgaaccaaagacgacagacgagagtcacaaaggtgaccaagacgatgatgccactgctgaaaagagccgctgacagaggcaacaaccggaggagaactgacagatgaagtggcagcggaaggaacacgaagccagtctaactcccaaagccccggagactgacggctacgaggaccagctccaaccagggcatgtgtgcgacgatcctgaaccgcacaagactcagcgtcaagaatgacgcgacaaccagaatcggtgagctggctagcagagaaaaggttcatctgaaggcgaggaacatgagaaacatcagggacagagaaagagggagtagaaagggtgtctgtactagaaacaggaatagaggtaccatcagccgtgacaacacggacaggagaaataagagaccggagagcagacagaatagaagactcagaagtcatatgaaaggaagctccagaatccagataccacggggacgtacctgactgtgtagaaagtggtggtcgcgCAGTGCCAGAAGAGCCGATCCACGTAACCAGCAGCGCCCGGCGAGGAAGAGTCTGgagtagcgagcagaccacgaagacccctgagaatgtcctgatcagagagtgcaactgcagaagatcctgaagagccagcctgctgacgatcctggaactgctgacgtaaactaggatcccgcgtccagcaggtggaggaagtgtggccaaccttgccacagtaggtgcaatgaggacgagggcggagactcggaccgcgaggctgctgacgtaaactagaatcccaagcatcaagcatacggtgaagctgcgctatctcatgcgcagagaggggcgcgactggagaggtcgacgtacaatcaggtgccgacgaggagctatcacccacacgcacagaggccaccaaagggggcgacggagagcaacacgccgatgaagaAAGAGTCGGCAAAGCAcggtcataaccacgtgaaggggccgcgaaagtcgatgtagagcggcaggccgacataGAGGAATTcagcgaagcgcgggcagagccgcgtgaagaggccgcaaaagtcgatgtagagcggcaggccgacatagacgaagtcggcgaagcgcgggcagagtcGCGTGAAGAgaccgcaaaagtcgatgtagagcggcaggccgagggagacaaaatcggcgaagcacggccagagccgcgggaagaggccgcgaaagtcggtatagagcggcgagccgacgtagacggagtcggtgaaacgcgggcagagccgcgtgaagaggccgcaaacggcgacgaagaatagctagcagtcatgcacggaggcagcggacaaatagcaagtaccgaaggtgggcccaaagaaggggcgggatcagcggaagacatagctctttttttttttgcttcagaCGGAAGTCAATCGGGGGGCAGATTGAGCGGAGGCGGCCAAGCTGGAGGCGGGCGACGGAATCaactgcagaacaaggagcaaggcCACGATAGGCCAGGGAGCAGCACGGATCGGGGAGCAGAGCAGGAGACCTGGCGCTGGAGTCGGGCGGCCTGGCGCTGGAGCGAGAGCAGCTCCCAGATCCGAGCTGGCGTCGATCGATCCGGGCTGCCGTCGAGCGGCCTGGCGCTGGAGCGAGAGCAGCTCCCAGATCGGGCGGCGAGCAGTGGTATCCGGCCTCCCCAAGAGCAACCAATCGGGTAGGACGTGCCGCGGGGCGATCGGACAGGGCGCGCGAGGAGACGATCGGGAGCGATTGCAGCGGCCAAATCGTGGcgagtgacggagaaagaagaaaCAGCGGCCAGATCGGAACCGGCAACGGAGACCGGGGCGAGGTGGCGGCTGTGACGAGGAGAAAAGAGGAGCTAAACCttcagctctgataccatgttagagcaatatgcgtgttgtattaccagggggccaaaggccacaatatatagtacatgtacaggtgcacatatgcagaaagccccctaacatatggggaaactacaatagacaaatatatacatctaacagttTCCTTGGCAGAGTTCAAAAACCGCTGGTTGCAGCTGCCTGGGATGTTAGAACCGAAGGAAAGATAAAATTCTTTCTATGGCTGCTAATCCAGAATCGTCTTTGGACTGCTGATAGGCTTCAAGCTAGAGGATGGCCTCATCAAGACAAATGCTGCTTATGTGACCAGTTGCCGGAAAATGTTGATCACTTATTTCTGGAATGCTCTTACTCCAAAGAAGTTTGGCATGGGCTATCTTTCACTTATTCCGATGCTGCTGATATTGCCACAAGATCCAATACAGTTTCTGGTTGGTGGAAAAAGATCGTGAGGTTAAAGAAGAGCAAAGCTAAAAGTGACCAGGTATCGGCTGCAGTTTATGGAGTGTGGAACCTGTGGAAGGAACGGAACCGAAGAATATTTGAGAATATTTCTGATACACCTGAGAATTTGTTGTACCAGATTAGAGACGGTTTGGCCAATCTAAAGGCTGCATACCGTGAGTAGTTTTTCTCTTCTTGTTTTGGTTCCTGGCTTTGCCATTGTACAGATTTCCCCCTATTTATAATGCAAAAGGAGAGCTCCTCCTGTTCACGTAAAAAAAATATAATAAAAAAAGGGGGGGTTAAAAACCATACAAACTATATATCGCCCAATTTATGAGAAAAAATGGGATGAAAAATCACATGTATGCACGTCGTCCACACAACGCAACCACCAAATGAAGAAAAAAAATGCCTCCAGCTCCGGGACCGCAGCCCCAACTTACACCACTTCGCACCAAAGCTGCACAGAAGCCGCAATGTCACACGACCCATCCATCTCAT
It includes:
- the LOC127346739 gene encoding uncharacterized protein: MILKKMQTKHYNGFRFEVCWLNCNGFMDVVKKAWEKAAQTNDPARKLHIKLSRTASALRKWYKNLQKEAAFQEDIANEVIFQLDLAQEERELTPDERLLRQFLKARLLGIAAFERRARLDWIKSGDANTRFFHLRANGLRRKNHIPSLVSADGAEVTDHAAKANILHKHFVNLLGKTSQRQNRLNWDALGIQLVNLSHLDAPFSLDELKEAVFGLHSEKAPGPDGFTGIFYKRCWEIIREDLLSALNSLFVTLPRNWNLLNTANITLIPKKDVVSSATDYRPLSLMHSFAKLVGKLMASRLAPELCFKLEDGLIKTNAAYVTSCRKMLITYFWNALTPKKFGMGYLSLIPMLLILPQDPIQFLVGGKRS